A region from the Thermodesulfobacteriota bacterium genome encodes:
- a CDS encoding sodium:solute symporter family protein — protein sequence VFILTYMWALMGIQSSPAFSMWGFSNTNPRPFAPQQVWASSFGVGLCLFVFTALQGLGGWVLIKQGVFAPELLKPPNQENLVPALIDLLAKGWPMLVGVLAVCALAAMQSTGSAYMSTAAGMITRDIYLRHINPKATAGQQKMMGRLWVAGVTVMALLVATFSTDALVMLGGLAVSYGTMMWIPLAGTLYFPWLTRQGVTWGLVAGLVAVTMTYPFGWAWFKAFRDSFGFGHYPLTIHCAGWGVFFNIGVAVIVSALTQPDKKEYERRMSYHNWLRSLTRLPPEKEKLRPWAWIVTIGWFFFAIGPGAVLGNNFFFWNAADPSNWPFGMAPLWLWQIVWWLLGVYMMWLLAYKMEFSTHFGDVESLREDFQMVYGEKAPIRLDVEEPGV from the coding sequence CGTCTTCATCCTCACCTACATGTGGGCGCTCATGGGCATCCAGTCCTCCCCGGCGTTCAGCATGTGGGGCTTCTCCAACACCAACCCCCGGCCGTTTGCGCCCCAGCAGGTGTGGGCGAGCTCGTTTGGCGTGGGCCTTTGCCTGTTCGTCTTCACGGCCCTCCAGGGCCTGGGCGGCTGGGTGCTGATCAAGCAGGGCGTCTTCGCCCCCGAGCTCCTGAAGCCCCCGAACCAGGAAAACCTCGTTCCGGCCTTGATCGACCTCCTGGCCAAGGGCTGGCCCATGCTCGTGGGGGTGCTCGCCGTGTGCGCCCTGGCGGCCATGCAGTCCACGGGCTCGGCCTACATGTCCACCGCCGCGGGCATGATCACCCGCGACATCTACCTGCGCCACATCAACCCCAAGGCCACGGCCGGCCAGCAGAAGATGATGGGCCGCCTGTGGGTGGCCGGCGTGACGGTCATGGCGCTGCTCGTGGCCACCTTCTCCACCGACGCGCTGGTCATGCTCGGAGGGCTGGCCGTCTCCTACGGCACCATGATGTGGATCCCGCTCGCGGGCACCCTGTACTTCCCCTGGCTCACCCGCCAGGGGGTCACCTGGGGCCTGGTGGCCGGCCTCGTCGCGGTGACCATGACCTACCCCTTCGGGTGGGCGTGGTTCAAGGCCTTCCGCGACTCCTTCGGGTTCGGCCACTACCCGCTGACCATCCACTGCGCCGGCTGGGGCGTCTTCTTCAATATCGGGGTCGCGGTGATCGTCAGCGCGCTCACCCAGCCCGACAAGAAGGAGTACGAGCGGCGCATGAGCTACCACAACTGGCTGCGGTCGCTTACCCGGCTGCCGCCGGAGAAGGAAAAGCTCCGCCCCTGGGCGTGGATCGTCACCATCGGGTGGTTCTTCTTCGCCATCGGCCCCGGCGCGGTACTGGGCAACAACTTCTTCTTCTGGAACGCGGCCGATCCCAGCAACTGGCCCTTCGGCATGGCGCCGCTCTGGCTCTGGCAGATCGTCTGGTGGCTGCTCGGCGTCTACATGATGTGGCTCCTGGCCTACAAGATGGAGTTCTCCACCCACTTCGGCGACGTGGAGTCGCTCCGCGAGGACTTCCAGATGGTCTACGGCGAGAAGGCGCCCATCCGGCTCGACGTGGAGGAGCCCGGCGTGTAG